One stretch of Elephas maximus indicus isolate mEleMax1 chromosome 22, mEleMax1 primary haplotype, whole genome shotgun sequence DNA includes these proteins:
- the BIN3 gene encoding bridging integrator 3 isoform X2: protein MKKSTDADVAMSKSAMKISLDLLSNPLCEQDQEFLNMVTALDTAMKRMDAFNQEKVNQIQKTVIEPLKKFGSVFPSLNMAVKRREQALQDYRRLQAKVEKYEEKEKTGPVLAKLHQAREELRPVRDDFEAKNKQLLDEMPRFYNSRLNYFQPSFESLIRAEVVYYSEMHKIFGDLTQQLDQPGHSDEQRERENEARLSELRALSIVADD, encoded by the exons CCATGTCAAAATCTGCCATGAAGATATCCTTGGACTTACTCTCCAATCCCCTCTGTGAGCAAGACCAGGAATTCTTGAACATGGTGACAGCCCTGGATACAGCCATGAAGCGGATGGATGCCTTCAACCAGGAGAAG GTAAACCAGATCCAAAAGACCGTGATTGAACCCTTAAAAAA GTTTGGAAGTGTCTTCCCGAGCCTCAACATGGCGGTGAAACGGCGGGAACAGGCCTTGCAGGACTATAGAAGATTGCAGGCCAAGGTGGAAAAGTACgaggagaaggagaagacagGGCCAGTGTTGGCCAAACTCCACCAG GCCCGGGAAGAGCTTCGCCCTGTGCGGGACGACTTTGAAGCCAAAAACAAGCAGCTCCTGGATGAGATGCCACGGTTCTACAATAGCCGACTCAACTACTTCCAGCCCAGTTTTGAGTCCTTGATCCGAGCCGAA GTTGTGTACTACTCAGAAATGCATAAGATCTTTGGAGACCTGACCCAACAGCTTGACCAGCCAGGCCACAGCGATGAGCAGCGGGAGCGGGAGAATGAAGCCAGACTGAGCGAGCTCAGAGCCCTCTCTATAGTGGCTGATGACTGA
- the BIN3 gene encoding bridging integrator 3 isoform X3 has product MSKSAMKISLDLLSNPLCEQDQEFLNMVTALDTAMKRMDAFNQEKVNQIQKTVIEPLKKFGSVFPSLNMAVKRREQALQDYRRLQAKVEKYEEKEKTGPVLAKLHQAREELRPVRDDFEAKNKQLLDEMPRFYNSRLNYFQPSFESLIRAEVVYYSEMHKIFGDLTQQLDQPGHSDEQRERENEARLSELRALSIVADD; this is encoded by the exons ATGTCAAAATCTGCCATGAAGATATCCTTGGACTTACTCTCCAATCCCCTCTGTGAGCAAGACCAGGAATTCTTGAACATGGTGACAGCCCTGGATACAGCCATGAAGCGGATGGATGCCTTCAACCAGGAGAAG GTAAACCAGATCCAAAAGACCGTGATTGAACCCTTAAAAAA GTTTGGAAGTGTCTTCCCGAGCCTCAACATGGCGGTGAAACGGCGGGAACAGGCCTTGCAGGACTATAGAAGATTGCAGGCCAAGGTGGAAAAGTACgaggagaaggagaagacagGGCCAGTGTTGGCCAAACTCCACCAG GCCCGGGAAGAGCTTCGCCCTGTGCGGGACGACTTTGAAGCCAAAAACAAGCAGCTCCTGGATGAGATGCCACGGTTCTACAATAGCCGACTCAACTACTTCCAGCCCAGTTTTGAGTCCTTGATCCGAGCCGAA GTTGTGTACTACTCAGAAATGCATAAGATCTTTGGAGACCTGACCCAACAGCTTGACCAGCCAGGCCACAGCGATGAGCAGCGGGAGCGGGAGAATGAAGCCAGACTGAGCGAGCTCAGAGCCCTCTCTATAGTGGCTGATGACTGA
- the CCAR2 gene encoding cell cycle and apoptosis regulator protein 2 isoform X2 → MSQFKRQRINPLPGGRNFSGAASTSLLGPPPGLLTPPVATDLSQNARHLQGGEKQRVFTGIVTSLHDYFGVVDEEVFFQLSVVKGRLPQLGEKVLVKAAYNPGQAVPWNAVKVQTLSNQPLLKSPAPPLLHVAALGQKQGILGAQPQLIFQHHRIPPLFPQKPLSLFQTSHTLHLSHLNRFPARGPHGRLDQGRSDDYDSKKRKQRAGGEPWGAKKPRHDLPPYRVHLTPYTVDSPICDFLELQRRYRSLLVPSDFLAVHLSWLSAFPLSQPFSLHHPSRIQVSSEKEPAPDTGAEPIPSDSDPAYSSKVLLLSSPGLEELYRCCMLFVDDMAEPRETPEHPLKQIKFLLGRKDEEAVLVGGEWSPSLDGLDPKADPQVLVRTAIRCAQAQTGIDLSSCTKWWRFAEFQYLQLGPPRRLQTVVVYLPDVWTIMPTLEEWEALCQQKAAEAALPPQEAPVETESSEQAADASEQAADSSKQNAENAEVAAQQEMDTDLPEAPPPPLEPAVIARPDCINLSLHAIVEDRRPKERISFEVMVLAELFLEMLQRDFGYRVYKVLLSLPEKAVTPPEPEKEEAAKEEAAKEEEVVKEEVAKESKDEKEDGLVPKPPSSGGEEEEKPRGEASEDLCEMALDPELLLLRDDGEEEFAGAKLEDSEVRSVASNQSEMEFSSLQDMPKELDPSAVLPLDCLLAFVFFDANWCGYLHRRDLERILLTLGLRLSAEQAKQLVSRVVTQNICQYRSLQYSRQEGMDGGLPEEVLFGNLDLLPPPGKNAKPSAVPMEHKGLVSHNGSLINVGNLLQRAEQQDSGRLYLENKIHTLELKLEESHNRFSATEVTNKTLAAEMQELRTRLAEAEETARTAERQKNQLQRLLQDFRRRLTPLQLEMQRMVEKADSWVEKEEPAPTN, encoded by the exons ATGTCCCAGTTTAAGCGCCAGCGGATCAATCCGCTTCCAGGGGGACGCAACTTCTCAG GCGCAGCTTCAACATCTCTTCTGGGCCCTCCTCCTGGTTTGCTCACTCCTCCTGTGGCCACAGATCTGTCCCAAAATGCCAGGCACCTTCAG GGTGGGGAGAAGCAGCGGGTCTTCACTGGAATTGTTACCAGTTTGCATGACTACTTTGGGGTGGTGGATGAAGAAGTCTTTTTTCAGCTAAG CGTGGTGAAGGGCAGGCTGCCCCAGCTGGGTGAGAAGGTGCTGGTGAAGGCTGCATACAACCCAGGCCAGGCAGTGCCCTGGAATGCTGTCAAGGTGCAGACACTCTCCAACCAG CCCCTGCTGAAGTCACCAGCACCTCCCCTTCTGCATGTGGCAGCCCTGGGCCAGAAGCAAGGCATCCTGGGAGCTCAGCCTCAGTTGATCTTCCAGCATCACCGAATTCCCCCGCTCTTCCCTCAGAAGC CTCTGAGTCTCTTCCAAACATCCCACACACTTCATCTGAGCCACCTGAACAGATTTCCTGCTCGGGGTCCTCATGGACGGTTGGATCAGGGCCGAAG TGATGACTACGACTCCAAGAAACGCAAACAACGGGCTGGCGGAGAGCCTTGGGGTGCCAAGAAACCAAGGCATGACCTGCCTCCTTACCGGGTCCACCTCACTCCGTATACTGTAGACAG CCCCATCTGTGACTTCTTAGAACTCCAGCGCCGATACCGCAGCCTCCTGGTTCCCTCAGATTTTCTGGCCGTTCATCTGAGCTGGCTGTCAGCCTTCCCTCTGAGCCAGCCCTTTTCTCTCCACCATCCAAGCCGTATTCAGGTATCTTCTGAGAAGGAGCCAGCACCAGACACTGGTGCTGAGCCCATCCCTTCAGACAGTGACCCCGCGTATAGTTCCAAG GTACTGTTGCTGTCTTCCCCGGGATTGGAGGAATTGTATCGTTGTTGCATGCTGTTTGTGGATGACATGGCTGAGCCGAGGGAGACGCCAGAACATCCTTTGAAGCAGATTAAG TTTTTGCTGGGCCGGAAAGACGAAGAGGCAGTGCTGGTTGGGGGTGAGTGGTCTCCTTCCTTGGATGGCCTTGACCCCAAGGCTGACCCACAGGTGCTAGTCCGCACGGCCATCCGCTGTGCACAAGCTCAGACAGGCATCGACTTGAGCAGCTGCACGAAGTG GTGGCGCTTTGCTGAGTTTCAGTACCTGCAGCTGGGACCCCCAAGGCGACTCCAGACAGTGGTGGTGTACTTGCCAGATGTCTGGACCATTATGCCTACTTTGGAAGAGTGGGAGGCCCTGTGCCAGCAGAAGGCTGCAGAGGCAGCTCTCCCACCTCAGGAGGCACCAGTG GAAACAGAGTCTTCTGAGCAGGCAGCGGATGCATCAGAGCAGGCAGCAGATAGTTCTAAACAGAATGCAGAGAACGCGGAGGTCGCTGCACAGCAGGAAATGGACACTGATCTCCCAGAGGCCCCTCCACCGCCTCTAGAACCTGCTGTCATTGCACGCCCTGACTGTATAAACCTTTCTCTCCATGCTATCGTGGAGGATCGGAGGCCAAAAGAAAGGATCTCTTTTGAG GTGATGGTGTTGGCTGAGCTATTTCTGGAGATGCTGCAGAGGGATTTTGGCTATAGGGTTTATAAGGTGCTGCTGAGCCTCCCTGAAAAGGCAGTGACTCCTCCTGAGCCTGAGAAGGAGGAGGCAGCCAAGGAGGAAGCAGCCAAGGAGGAAGAAGTGGTCAAAGAAGAGGTGGCCAAGGAGTCGAAGGATGAG AAGGAGGATGGACTTGTGCCCAAACCCCCATCTtctggaggagaggaagaagagaaacccCGGGGTGAGGCATCCGAGGACCTTTGTGAGATGGCTCTGGACCCAGAACTACTGCTTCTGAGGGATGATGGAGAAGAGGAATTTG CAGGAGCAAAGCTGGAGGATTCGGAGGTACGGTCTGTTGCCTCAAACCAGTCAGAGATGGAATTCTCTTCACTTCAGGACATG CCCAAGGAGCTGGatccctctgctgtgctcccctTGGATTGTCTTCTTgcatttgtgttctttgatgctaaCTGGTGTGGCTACTTGCACCGGAGAGACTTGGAGAGGATTCTGCTTACCCTTGGGCTCCGGCTTAGTGCAGAGCAG GCCAAGCAGCTGGTCAGCAGGGTGGTGACCCAGAACATCTGCCAGTACCGGAGCCTTCAGTATAGCCGCCAGGAGGGCATGGATGGCGGACTTCCTGAGGAGGTGCTCTTTG GAAACCTTGATCTGCTACCTCCTCCTGGGAAAAACGCAAAGCCAAGTGCTGTCCCCATGGAACACAAAGGTCTGGTGTCCCACAATGGCAGCCTGATCAATGTGGGGAACCTGCTGCAGCGTGCAGAGCAGCAGGACAGTGGACGGCTCTACCTGGAGAACAAGATTCACACACTGGAACTGAAGCTGG AGGAGAGCCACAACCGATTCTCAGCCACTGAAGTGACGAATAAGACACTGGCAGCAGAAATGCAGGAGTTGCGAACACGGTTGGCCGAGGCAGAGGAGACAGCCCGGACAGCTGAACGACAGAAgaaccagcttcagcggctgctACAGGACTTCCGAAGGCGCCTGACCCCCCTGCAGCTTGAGATGCAGCGGATGGTTGAAAAG GCTGACAGCTGGGTAGAAAAGGAGGAGCCAGCACCTACCAACTGA
- the CCAR2 gene encoding cell cycle and apoptosis regulator protein 2 isoform X1, protein MSQFKRQRINPLPGGRNFSGAASTSLLGPPPGLLTPPVATDLSQNARHLQGGEKQRVFTGIVTSLHDYFGVVDEEVFFQLSVVKGRLPQLGEKVLVKAAYNPGQAVPWNAVKVQTLSNQPLLKSPAPPLLHVAALGQKQGILGAQPQLIFQHHRIPPLFPQKPLSLFQTSHTLHLSHLNRFPARGPHGRLDQGRSDDYDSKKRKQRAGGEPWGAKKPRHDLPPYRVHLTPYTVDSPICDFLELQRRYRSLLVPSDFLAVHLSWLSAFPLSQPFSLHHPSRIQVSSEKEPAPDTGAEPIPSDSDPAYSSKVLLLSSPGLEELYRCCMLFVDDMAEPRETPEHPLKQIKFLLGRKDEEAVLVGGEWSPSLDGLDPKADPQVLVRTAIRCAQAQTGIDLSSCTKWWRFAEFQYLQLGPPRRLQTVVVYLPDVWTIMPTLEEWEALCQQKAAEAALPPQEAPVETESSEQAADASEQAADSSKQNAENAEVAAQQEMDTDLPEAPPPPLEPAVIARPDCINLSLHAIVEDRRPKERISFEVMVLAELFLEMLQRDFGYRVYKVLLSLPEKAVTPPEPEKEEAAKEEAAKEEEVVKEEVAKESKDEVQNEGAAAESDNPLKEDGLVPKPPSSGGEEEEKPRGEASEDLCEMALDPELLLLRDDGEEEFAGAKLEDSEVRSVASNQSEMEFSSLQDMPKELDPSAVLPLDCLLAFVFFDANWCGYLHRRDLERILLTLGLRLSAEQAKQLVSRVVTQNICQYRSLQYSRQEGMDGGLPEEVLFGNLDLLPPPGKNAKPSAVPMEHKGLVSHNGSLINVGNLLQRAEQQDSGRLYLENKIHTLELKLEESHNRFSATEVTNKTLAAEMQELRTRLAEAEETARTAERQKNQLQRLLQDFRRRLTPLQLEMQRMVEKADSWVEKEEPAPTN, encoded by the exons ATGTCCCAGTTTAAGCGCCAGCGGATCAATCCGCTTCCAGGGGGACGCAACTTCTCAG GCGCAGCTTCAACATCTCTTCTGGGCCCTCCTCCTGGTTTGCTCACTCCTCCTGTGGCCACAGATCTGTCCCAAAATGCCAGGCACCTTCAG GGTGGGGAGAAGCAGCGGGTCTTCACTGGAATTGTTACCAGTTTGCATGACTACTTTGGGGTGGTGGATGAAGAAGTCTTTTTTCAGCTAAG CGTGGTGAAGGGCAGGCTGCCCCAGCTGGGTGAGAAGGTGCTGGTGAAGGCTGCATACAACCCAGGCCAGGCAGTGCCCTGGAATGCTGTCAAGGTGCAGACACTCTCCAACCAG CCCCTGCTGAAGTCACCAGCACCTCCCCTTCTGCATGTGGCAGCCCTGGGCCAGAAGCAAGGCATCCTGGGAGCTCAGCCTCAGTTGATCTTCCAGCATCACCGAATTCCCCCGCTCTTCCCTCAGAAGC CTCTGAGTCTCTTCCAAACATCCCACACACTTCATCTGAGCCACCTGAACAGATTTCCTGCTCGGGGTCCTCATGGACGGTTGGATCAGGGCCGAAG TGATGACTACGACTCCAAGAAACGCAAACAACGGGCTGGCGGAGAGCCTTGGGGTGCCAAGAAACCAAGGCATGACCTGCCTCCTTACCGGGTCCACCTCACTCCGTATACTGTAGACAG CCCCATCTGTGACTTCTTAGAACTCCAGCGCCGATACCGCAGCCTCCTGGTTCCCTCAGATTTTCTGGCCGTTCATCTGAGCTGGCTGTCAGCCTTCCCTCTGAGCCAGCCCTTTTCTCTCCACCATCCAAGCCGTATTCAGGTATCTTCTGAGAAGGAGCCAGCACCAGACACTGGTGCTGAGCCCATCCCTTCAGACAGTGACCCCGCGTATAGTTCCAAG GTACTGTTGCTGTCTTCCCCGGGATTGGAGGAATTGTATCGTTGTTGCATGCTGTTTGTGGATGACATGGCTGAGCCGAGGGAGACGCCAGAACATCCTTTGAAGCAGATTAAG TTTTTGCTGGGCCGGAAAGACGAAGAGGCAGTGCTGGTTGGGGGTGAGTGGTCTCCTTCCTTGGATGGCCTTGACCCCAAGGCTGACCCACAGGTGCTAGTCCGCACGGCCATCCGCTGTGCACAAGCTCAGACAGGCATCGACTTGAGCAGCTGCACGAAGTG GTGGCGCTTTGCTGAGTTTCAGTACCTGCAGCTGGGACCCCCAAGGCGACTCCAGACAGTGGTGGTGTACTTGCCAGATGTCTGGACCATTATGCCTACTTTGGAAGAGTGGGAGGCCCTGTGCCAGCAGAAGGCTGCAGAGGCAGCTCTCCCACCTCAGGAGGCACCAGTG GAAACAGAGTCTTCTGAGCAGGCAGCGGATGCATCAGAGCAGGCAGCAGATAGTTCTAAACAGAATGCAGAGAACGCGGAGGTCGCTGCACAGCAGGAAATGGACACTGATCTCCCAGAGGCCCCTCCACCGCCTCTAGAACCTGCTGTCATTGCACGCCCTGACTGTATAAACCTTTCTCTCCATGCTATCGTGGAGGATCGGAGGCCAAAAGAAAGGATCTCTTTTGAG GTGATGGTGTTGGCTGAGCTATTTCTGGAGATGCTGCAGAGGGATTTTGGCTATAGGGTTTATAAGGTGCTGCTGAGCCTCCCTGAAAAGGCAGTGACTCCTCCTGAGCCTGAGAAGGAGGAGGCAGCCAAGGAGGAAGCAGCCAAGGAGGAAGAAGTGGTCAAAGAAGAGGTGGCCAAGGAGTCGAAGGATGAGGTACAGAATGAGGGAGCAGCTGCTGAGTCAGACAACCCGCTG AAGGAGGATGGACTTGTGCCCAAACCCCCATCTtctggaggagaggaagaagagaaacccCGGGGTGAGGCATCCGAGGACCTTTGTGAGATGGCTCTGGACCCAGAACTACTGCTTCTGAGGGATGATGGAGAAGAGGAATTTG CAGGAGCAAAGCTGGAGGATTCGGAGGTACGGTCTGTTGCCTCAAACCAGTCAGAGATGGAATTCTCTTCACTTCAGGACATG CCCAAGGAGCTGGatccctctgctgtgctcccctTGGATTGTCTTCTTgcatttgtgttctttgatgctaaCTGGTGTGGCTACTTGCACCGGAGAGACTTGGAGAGGATTCTGCTTACCCTTGGGCTCCGGCTTAGTGCAGAGCAG GCCAAGCAGCTGGTCAGCAGGGTGGTGACCCAGAACATCTGCCAGTACCGGAGCCTTCAGTATAGCCGCCAGGAGGGCATGGATGGCGGACTTCCTGAGGAGGTGCTCTTTG GAAACCTTGATCTGCTACCTCCTCCTGGGAAAAACGCAAAGCCAAGTGCTGTCCCCATGGAACACAAAGGTCTGGTGTCCCACAATGGCAGCCTGATCAATGTGGGGAACCTGCTGCAGCGTGCAGAGCAGCAGGACAGTGGACGGCTCTACCTGGAGAACAAGATTCACACACTGGAACTGAAGCTGG AGGAGAGCCACAACCGATTCTCAGCCACTGAAGTGACGAATAAGACACTGGCAGCAGAAATGCAGGAGTTGCGAACACGGTTGGCCGAGGCAGAGGAGACAGCCCGGACAGCTGAACGACAGAAgaaccagcttcagcggctgctACAGGACTTCCGAAGGCGCCTGACCCCCCTGCAGCTTGAGATGCAGCGGATGGTTGAAAAG GCTGACAGCTGGGTAGAAAAGGAGGAGCCAGCACCTACCAACTGA